Genomic window (Pleurodeles waltl isolate 20211129_DDA chromosome 2_2, aPleWal1.hap1.20221129, whole genome shotgun sequence):
CTACACTCACGCCAACCCTGACCTAGAGGGACGGAAGGCGATCAGTGCTCAATAGCAGACCTTGTGAAGTACGTACTGTACACAGCGAGTCTCCCTTTCAGCCCATAATTAACAAACGCAATCATGCGCAATCATGGTCAAGCCGAACCCCCCGCGGGGTCACCACGAAATCAGGACTGAGTAGCCACCCTCGGAGGGGAATGCGGACACTCACACTGGCACCCTTCGTAAAATGACTGACACTAAACAAATGCAAGCTGTGCTTGAAACCAGGATACTTTAGAGGGGAAAATAGACTTCGTAGCAGCGGAAGTCAATATCCTTGGCGTTGAACATCGTAAACTAGCGGAAAGAGTAACAACCACCGAATCAGCACTCGAAACAGTCCAATTCGATATAGCAGACATGAAAACAAAACTTCGACACCTggaagcagaggtcacgcagttaCAAAGACGGGCTGAAGACGCGGAAGGCTGCTCGCGCCGCAACAATGTTAGATTCCTAGGGATACCAGAGCGCACAGACCTCCCCAGTGCAGAAACGTTTCTAGAACAATGGTTGGAGGGCGCTGTGCTGACACTGGGGGCATCACCTACACTGACGGTGGAACGAGCACATTGGatcccgggcagaccccctcgCCCGGGTCCCCCTCCTCGACCTTTTGATAGCAAGATTTCTTTAATCTGATTACATAACTGAGATCTAGttctgcagggttttcggacgctaGGCTGCGTGAGCCtggacaatgcaaagatcacggaTTACCCAGATTACACAATGGAGGTCCATCGAAGACGAGCCACGTTTGCCAAAGCGAAACAGGTCCGAAGGGATAAAAACATTGCTTACTCCCTCATTTTCCCGGCCAGGCTGCCCGTGGTGGATGGGGATAGGACTCTCTTCTTCCCTACCACGGAGGACGCATGGACGTGGCTACACGCTAAAGGCCTGGCTGACCCAATCAAGGAAGACgctggacaaaaggaatggatcgCCCGACGACCCTGGCGGAGGAGGAGAACAGGCACCGGGACAACGACACGACGACTAGGACACAAGCGGCAGATGAGCAGGCGCAAGCCCTGAAGGAGGTCAACATGTTCTCGACCATGCAAACACCGATCAGATCCGAAACTAGAGCTACACACTCAACTCACCAGGAAGTCGGCATAGCCCCCCATCATCGCCTCTAATACTCGGCCCAGAAATCACACCACGCTTGGCCGACGACCTATGAAATAACGCATGTGAACTACAATCTCCTAGAACTTCTTGTCCTCGCAACACATAACCGCAACCAAAGACACTCACGACGTGCCCCGATCCTCCTCTGCTGGAGATGCACAGATCCTACGCCTTCGACATGCCCACTCTCTCTGTCAATATAAGCGCCCAGATCAAACAGCCACACAAGCTGTCAGATCACTGTAAGAAGACGACAAAATAGTCCACAAGGGAAACTAGAACACTTGACCGGACCGAAGAACGAGTACAACCTCAGATAGCACCCCAGCCGCGCCCTTGACCCTCACACTTGGGTCACTGAATGGAACTGGTTCAAACTGTTGTTTACCCGTGCACCTGTTGTGCCTTATTGTTTATTGGGAAATTAGTAATTGCAAGTTGTATTATTCTCTCCTATCTTTTCTTTATGCACCAACCCTCTCAAGCTTGCGGGGTGGACGGAAGGGATGCGCGGACTGGGGGCGCCCTGCTTAATGGGCATACAGCGTTATACCAAAACCACATTACAATATTTTAACATGGAACGTACAAGGGCTAGTTAATGCCACTAAAAGCCGCAGAGTACATGCCTACCTTAAACGACATAACATACATATAGCCATACTCTAAAAGACACATACAAATGCTCATGAACTGGGCAATATTGATAAAAGATGGCCGGGAGTGATTTACGGCACTAAGACCTCAGCATACGCCAAGGGGGTATTGATTTGGATAGCCCCGGGAGTCCCATACAGGGCCAAACGATCACAAATAGACGTGGATGGCAGATACGTACACCTGGTGGGGGAACTAGACGATAAACAGCTTGTCATTACTGGCCTGTACGTACCTAATACAGGACAGGGGGAAGTCTTATGATCTACCTCTGCACTACTATTACATGACCCGACCACACCCATCAtttggggaggtgatttcaatagTGTGCCAAATATGACCCTAAATAGATCTTACCCCCCATTGGAGGGAGCCCACAGCAGAAGAATGtcctgagcactggggtccttgatGTCAGAGAGGAGACTACACGATGCCTGGAGGGACTTACACCCCACAGACAGGGAGTACTCCTTCTACTCTCCAGTCCACCAACTCCACACCCGAATAGATTTACTACTGTGCTTATAGGCGATCACGCACCTACTGCACAAGGCTTCATATATGGCTTAGACCTTATCGGACCACTGCCCTTTGGTCACTACACTGAGATGGGGTAGGCAGCGCTCACGTATCCCCACATGGTGCTTACAACCAGCCCTATTACGCGATCCCCCCTTCTGCGCTGAACTAGCAGACAACATAGACTCCTACTTCAAAACTAACAACCGGTCGGCATCATCATGGTCGATCGAGTGTGACGGACACAAAGTGGTGATGAGGGGTATTTGCATGGCGGCAATAGGGGGGGGTCAGGCGTACATTGAATCTTGAATTGCGCAACATCGAGGAGGCACTACGTGATGCGGAAGGAGGGGCGGCAACAGATAAAACTGACCGGACGGAAGTGGCTAAACTCAAAAAGCAGTGGGACGAGGCCGATGAGCGCTTAAGGAAATTTGACTATCGTCATTATACAGCGCGGCTCCATGCAGAGGGCGATCGCTCTAGTAGGTTGCTGGCCTGGCTTGTGAAGGGTGAACAGCAACATACCCCCATAAATGCTATCTGCCTAGACACGGGAACAATAGTTAACACACAGAGATCAATGAAGCTTTCAGACAGTATTATGACACATTGTATAAGGCCGGGCCTCCCTCACTCCCGGATCAGATAAGGAAATTCTTCCGGCTCTCCCCACTCACTCACCTAACGGAAGTGCAACTCCTAGACTTGGATAGGCCTATAGAAATGGACATGATACAACAAGCCTTGCGAAACTTGCCCACAATAAAGCTCCCGGGGGGACGGTTTACTAATTGAATATTACCAGGCTTTCCCGACAGAGACGCTCACGCCTTATCTGACAATGCTACAAGAGGCGTACGAACTAGGATACCTTCCTGAGTCGCAACACAAAGCAATAATTGTAGTCTTATATAAAAAGGGTTGCGACCCCCTGGACGTCCACTCCTACCGCCCTCTATCACTACTAAACTCGGACTGCAAATTGCTAGGGAAGGTGTTGGCGAATCTCCTTCTCCCACTGATGCCCACTCTGATCCACCCAGATCAGTCCGCATTCATACCCGGGCGTAGCACCTTCAACAATATTAGACACCTCTTGGACTAATGACACACATGTGGCGGTCTCTCTGGACGTTGAAAAAGTGTTCGACACGTTAGGTTGGCCATTCCTGATGGCTGCATTAAAACACATGGGATTTGGCACCGAGTTCATGCTCTGGATATCAATCCTATATGCTAACCCAAAAGCACGCGTCAAGACTGGAGCAGTAATATCGGAAGAATTTGCGATAAGAAGAGGCACCCGCCAAGGCTGTCCTTTATCACCATTACTGTTTGCATTAGCAATTGAACCTCTTGCAGCTAGATTACGCAGTGAAGCGGCACGCTGGGGCATCCCCAACAGAGGCGTTTATCACGCCATCTCTCTATATTCAGATGACGCCCTAATATACCTGCGCGATTGGCCTGAGTCCCTACCGCATTTACTAAAGTTGCTTAACTCCTTTGGTGAATTATCGGGTCTAAGCGTAAACTGGTCAAAATCATGTTTGTTTCCGATGAGGCAGATCTCAGGCCCGCAGAGCAGTGTGCCCTTCACGCACGACTTACAGTGGAGCTACActacttttaaatatttaggggtaaaTATATAACATGACAAACTAGACCTAAGAGAGGGAAACCTAGAGCAGGCGATCAGGTCAGTAAAAAGCTCAATACCTTTCTGGCAATCGCTGCCACTTTCACCCATGGGAAGGGTAGCACTAGCTAAAATTATTATTCTTGCCCGGCTACTATATTTCTTTTCTGCGCTGCCACTCGTGCTCTCTAAAACCATCTTTGCGCCGCTGTCCAACCTACTGACAGACCTGATATGGGGTGGCGGTCGTCGCCGAGTGTCCTTAGCTAAGACACATCTCCCTCTGGAGAAGGGCAGGATGGGTGTCCCACAGTTTGAGCTGTACTACGCTgcagcacaaatacactggatcatgaCCTGGATAGAAGACCCTCTCAACTCGGAGGACCGCATAGTAAATGCAGCCCTGAAACACTCCGACATGCAGAGATGGCTAGTGGGTCGTGAGACCCTCCCGCAACGCagcaatatcctattaaaaacggcAGACCGAATTTGGCGCCGCTACGTGATAGCGGGTGAACGACCTCCTCCATATTCACCTAGGATCCCACTGACGGCCATAACAGGGGCAGATAAAATAAGTGGACAGCTGGGACTGGCAAACTGGGTGGGAAGAGGCATCCAAACTGTTGCCGAACTCTTTGAGGGGGGGCGCTTTCTTCCATACGAGGTGCTGGCAGACACACACACCTTAGGAAGAGGTGAATTCATCACACATAGTATAGTGTGTTACAACGCTTGGTACGTACTGCCTGGGGGAGCGGTAACAATGAGCCAACTGTATGACCACTGCTTTACGAACTGTTGTCGGGCTCGGGAACACAATCTAAAATCTCTTGAATATACAAAATATTACCCCCCTTGCCCATCGgagccacagtcacaagccaaggCCAGATGGGAAACGGCCCTGCGCTCACCCCTAAATGCTTGCACATGGACCATGGCTCTCACAACCACGCGGGAGGTGTCATGGAACGCCCGCTTCCGATTTACtcagttcaattatctacatcagacgTATCTAACCCCAGTCAGGATAAACCGTATGTTCCCACAAGCTACTCCTGGTTGCCCCAGATGCAGGTGCCCAGAAGCTGATTTTTACCATATGACGTGGAGCTGTTCACCGATACTCAGCGCATGGCACAATATCACAGCACAAACAGCCACCTGGTTGGGACTACCTCTATCCCCTACTCCCAAATCCTTTTTACTGGACGTCACAGGAGGGACAAACAGAAACATAGATGTGTAGACCTCGCGTTTGACATATACAAACGACTCATAGCAACACAGTGGAAGTCACCTAGCACCCCAGAAATGCATCGCTGGTCATCCGACCTGCTGCACTGGGCCAGAGCGGAGGCACAGATACCACACACACGTTGCGCGACAGCGGGGTGGTGATCAGGGGGTTGGACACATGGGACACTTTCATAGACCAATTGCAAGGAAAAGACGACACCCACCCTCCTTGAACGGTGGATACTGGCACAGCATGGACAAAAGTGAGTGGGGACCTAACTCGGGCGCACTCAGTGTTTGACCCAAGtgatcacacacccacacaacacacagcagacCCACTTGGACGAGTGATGTCTGTGCTCTCCGCTGCACTGGCCTTGGCTTCACTCACCTGCCGCTGCGCTCCCCTCTCTGGCCGACCAATCCCCAGAAATATCCTCATATCCCCCTTGCCTATGTCTCCCCcgcctcccttctccctcctcccccctcgctgACTAGCGTACCGCTACCGATCCCCCGAGGAGCAAATTTCTTTCTCCACCCTCCCCACTCTCTTGTCTTATGGTGCTTtactgtttcctttttctttcttatttttcttgGTTACTGTTAACTCGATTGTCGTTCATAGGCTCTGTTATCTTACGCGAAATGTAAAGAGACGTTTTTTCTCCAAGTTGAAGTAATCTGGAGCAATGACACGACAATAATGATATCGCCACTGTACAGAATTTGATAActgcaataaacagatttttttttttaaacattaggtTTAACAATTTTTTGGTACTATATATTTGGGGTCTTGATATTTTCGCCAGTTGATATTTTTGGACTTCATATTTAGCAGTACGCTCAGCAGAAAAGTACAAGCCCTCAATGGGATTGAAATATCAGAAGAACGCACACATGTTCCATTGACATTTTCCTGAGGAAAGGGAATTAAAATATCTtaggccaaaaaaataaataattgctaAAACCAAAACCTTCAACTGATTATCCCTTGAAAGGAATCTCTAAATCATGGTAATCCACAGGAATTTATAGGGGTGACATTTGGGACAGTTGCAGGAGAGAGCCATGGCTGTCCAAGTTTTCAGATCACAACCCCGAGAACTGTACAGTGGTAGCAAGTGATTGTGCTGGTTAAGAAATAGATCTAGGACAGCACTTCTGAACCTCATGCATAATGCAAGATAAGCAGAAGTACAAATATGATGAAAAATTTGTGTTGATGGATTCCCTTTGACAGGcctctaaaaagtgcagcccaaaAAGATGTTACATGCGATATTAGCCTATTTTGGAGATGGGTCTGACAAAACTCCTGGATTTGGTTCTGCTCAGATGATTGATGTGGGAGCGCAGagagtattttatattttataaaacCTCCACAGCTCttaggacactaagggcctcattccgaccctggcggtctaagaccgccagggccgcgggcaacggaagcaccgccaacaggctggcggtgcttcagtgcccattctgaccgcgacggtaaagccgcggtcagaaaaggggatccggcggtttcccgccggatttcccctggctgggctgaacctccatggcggcgctgcaagcagcgacgccatggggattccgacccccttcccgccagcctgtttctggcggttttgaccgccaggaacaggatggcgggaacgggtgtcgtgggggccctgcactgcccatgccactggcatgggcagtgcaggggccccctaacagggccccagcatgattttcactgtctgcatagcagacagtgaaaatcgcgacgggtgcaactgcacccgtcgcacctctgcaacaccgccggctccattcggagccggcctctgtgttgcagggcctttcccgctgggccggcaggcgctcccttggcgggcgcccaccggcccatcgggaaagtcagaatggcctccgcggtcttctgaccgcggagcgggcatttggcggttcccgccaggcgggcggcgtctgccgcccacccgggtcagaatgaccccctaaatttgggAATTTGGGAAATGAGCAGGGATCTCAAACTTCAACGTACTCCAGCATTATTCAAATTTTTATTCTCAGGAGTCACTAATAAGAgttgtatttatattttgaaagtttttaTTAATCATTAGTTCTCAAATAGTTTTCTTTATTAATGTCAATCAAGCATAGGTTACAGAACGTAGCATAAAGTGTGTCCCGTAAATCTACTACCTATTCTAAATTTCTAATACAGGAAGAAATTAAATCAAACAGCCTTTAAAGATTTtagtaatatagccttatagccctccgtagtgggctataccagccattaaaggcctgctccagtgttaaaggcccaaCCCGAAGGTGAGGGTCTTTAACAGAGGAGCAGACTTTAATGCCACTACAGCCCAGCTATGGAGGGCTATAAGGATATCGGAACATTCTGCCACTGGAGGGCAGAATGCTCTAATAAATTaggcaaaggcctcatggagcctagCAACAAATGTGAAcaaaacattggaatgctggagctcTGGGCTTCCTCCAGGCATTAAAAGCAGAGCACTTCATTGTTGTCAATGGAGCTTCCAACATTCCAACGTTCTGATAAAGAGCAGTCAGACCTCAGCAACAAAGATTCATCTGAGTCAGTGAGGATAAAATGTAAATAGCAGAAAGGAACAGATGTCTTAGAGTCTGTCTATCCACTAAATCTATCAAactcataaagaggaaaagtaaCAGTCTCTGAGGCAAAAAAAAGATAGAGAATGGTCTGTGGCTTCAGAGCTGTGTAAAGCACatctgagagagtgtgtgagggCGTGTTCTGATGTGGGAAAGAGAtcctgttctttccctgggacaagTTTTATACATGGCATAGTGATCCAAAGGTTCAACAATCCTTCAGATAATATGCAGGAACATCCAATCAGAAAGTAAGAACACagtgagacaggaacagtttctgTCGAGGTCATAAGTTATAACAAAGAGTGTTCTAGACACACAAGCATTTGTAGAAGTTTCAACTACAGCAGAATATTTCACTATTTTCCCAACAACCTGGGTTTCTGAAAGAAAGAACATGAATGTAAATTCTAGGTATGATCACACACAATAAGTCATCTCCTGTCTCACACATCACACTAgcagcctattcataaagaaacaggttttcagattagtttagcaagttttaagatttcaaagcagatcaaGCGGTTAATAATGAACAGGAAAATATAtcttctttgttagcataggaagtttgaGTCATGAGAAGTCATGCAAAACTCACAAAGGAAACATTTCTGCTGAGCGAAAGCAGTTTGGAATTTGTTTATATTAGCAGGTCAAGCAAATTAGGCAAATGTGGGTCATGcagagtttagaaaggaaaatgcacgtttaaaatgtaGCGTTTAGATAGGCCTATAATTCACTCATACGGGTTATTGTTTAAATGGATTTTACTTTTATTAGAATCTCTAGCAACTTCCCCCATCTTTTGTGGTAATATTGTCTGTCCATATGAGAACACCTCTATCCATGAGATGAGATACTGACGATCTAGCAATAGTAGTAACTGGTAGCTCTTTTCATGTGACGGAATGGTGAGACTCTCACCTGGACAAGATTGCCTCTCCCAAAACTGTTCCATAAGTGCCCCCCTAGCTTCTGGTGTGAGCATCTGCTGTTACAGTGGCTTGTTAAGGTAGGACCAGATGGACTCCTTCAGTCAGACAAGAGGGATTCATCCAGCACTCAAGGTAGCTTTGAATTGCTGGAAGGACTGCAATTAGTTCCTCCAAACTACTGTATAGAGGGTTCCAGGACCTGAGGATGTGACTAACTGTCAGAAAAGCCTTCCTTTAAGTTCATAAAAGGACAAGAATGGAAATTAAAAAGGCAGAAGCTAGGTTAGTGCCCTAAGGATTCACTTCCGGGTTAAGGGTGGGACATCCAAGAGTATCTGAAAAGATAACTATTTAAGACCACCACATGCACTAGGTATGGCCCTGGCAACCAAGTTGTTtcagctctctctgctttcaaatagTGTGACACTTAGCTTCCACATGCCCCcagttttgttattttgtttcccGTTTTGGTTCCTTCCCCTTGTGACTTCTTTTCCTAAGTCACCCTCTCCTCTGGTTCCCTAGGTTCCTCATTCATACACTttccagacttagggcctcattacatgtgtggcagtctatagacagcgacacttgcagtggtggtcagaACCGCCTCCAATGCACCGGTCGGACCACCTT
Coding sequences:
- the LOC138282727 gene encoding uncharacterized protein, whose product is MGRVALAKIIILARLLYFFSALPLVLSKTIFAPLSNLLTDLIWGGGRRRVSLAKTHLPLEKGRMGVPQFELYYAAAQIHWIMTWIEDPLNSEDRIVNAALKHSDMQRWLVGRETLPQRSNILLKTADRIWRRYVIAGERPPPYSPRIPLTAITGADKISGQLGLANWVGRGIQTVAELFEGGRFLPYEVLADTHTLGRGEFITHSIVCYNAWYVLPGGAVTMSQLYDHCFTNCCRAREHNLKSLEYTKYYPPCPSEPQSQAKARWETALRSPLNACTWTMALTTTREVSWNARFRFTQFNYLHQTYLTPVRINRMFPQATPGCPRCRCPEADFYHMTWSCSPILSAWHNITAQTATWLGLPLSPTPKSFLLDVTGGTNRNIDV